The following proteins are encoded in a genomic region of Aquifex aeolicus VF5:
- a CDS encoding class I SAM-dependent RNA methyltransferase — protein sequence MKDKPLKLTVEKLVYGGYGFSRLNGKAVFVRFASPKELVEAKVVKEKKDYTEAVVTKVLISSPARRKAPCPYYGECGGCQIQHLNYEEQLRSKKDILLESLERIGKIKEVPYEGEIPSKKEFNYRVRVQFKIQENRVGFYRWDVKEVVDVEECLLAHERINELIPHIREVLKVIKDLQEVHVNYSPTRDEATLKFVTITHTDEKLLQNILENVLPEWVVGIGDYGKVGNSLVKRYKVGREHIFMDVGKWQYRVSNDSFFQVNYTLWEDFLKEVLDFSESYKKGLDLHCGVGFFTIPLSEQGNFIEGADANPSAIKDAEYNAKINNRDNVIFEEATAFKHLKRRIGEVINLVVVDPPRSGLLREERDLLLKNKPDKIVYISCNPTTFARDLKILTKGGYELKRLKLIDNFPQTYHIESIALLEVKD from the coding sequence ATGAAGGACAAACCTCTTAAACTCACTGTAGAAAAACTCGTTTACGGCGGTTACGGTTTTTCCAGATTAAACGGTAAGGCAGTTTTTGTCCGCTTTGCGTCTCCCAAAGAACTGGTAGAGGCAAAAGTAGTAAAGGAGAAAAAGGATTATACGGAAGCCGTAGTCACTAAAGTACTTATATCCTCTCCCGCAAGAAGAAAGGCTCCCTGTCCCTATTACGGTGAGTGCGGAGGGTGTCAAATACAGCACTTAAACTACGAGGAACAGCTCCGTTCAAAGAAAGACATACTCCTTGAGAGTCTAGAAAGAATTGGGAAGATAAAGGAGGTTCCATACGAGGGAGAAATCCCTTCAAAGAAGGAGTTCAATTACAGAGTAAGAGTACAGTTCAAAATTCAGGAAAACAGAGTTGGGTTTTACAGGTGGGACGTAAAGGAAGTTGTGGACGTTGAGGAATGCCTTCTTGCCCACGAGAGGATAAACGAGTTAATACCACACATCAGAGAAGTATTGAAAGTTATCAAAGACCTTCAAGAGGTTCACGTGAATTACTCCCCTACAAGGGATGAAGCAACTCTAAAGTTCGTAACTATAACCCATACAGATGAGAAATTACTCCAGAATATACTTGAAAATGTTCTACCTGAGTGGGTTGTTGGGATAGGCGATTACGGAAAGGTTGGGAATTCTCTCGTAAAAAGGTATAAGGTGGGTAGGGAACACATATTTATGGATGTGGGAAAGTGGCAGTACAGGGTGAGTAACGACAGCTTCTTTCAGGTAAATTACACGCTCTGGGAAGACTTTTTGAAAGAAGTTCTCGATTTTTCGGAAAGTTACAAAAAGGGACTTGACCTTCACTGCGGGGTGGGATTTTTCACCATACCACTCTCGGAGCAGGGCAACTTCATAGAAGGTGCGGATGCCAATCCTTCTGCTATAAAAGACGCCGAGTATAACGCAAAAATCAACAACAGGGATAACGTCATCTTCGAAGAGGCAACAGCTTTTAAGCACCTCAAGAGGAGAATAGGGGAAGTGATAAACCTTGTAGTGGTAGACCCCCCGAGAAGCGGATTACTGAGGGAGGAAAGAGACCTACTTCTTAAGAATAAACCCGACAAAATAGTTTATATATCCTGCAATCCTACGACCTTTGCCAGGGATTTAAAAATACTCACTAAAGGCGGATACGAACTGAAAAGACTAAAACTTATAGACAACTTCCCCCAAACCTACCACATAGAGAGCATTGCCCTCTTGGAAGTTAAGGACTGA
- the speD gene encoding adenosylmethionine decarboxylase has translation MAKTLGLHILADLYGVDADKIDRVEDIRELLEGAVKYANLTKISSHYYQFQPHGATGVVLLAESHISIHTWPEHGLATVDVYTCGDPSKAYRAMDYIITQLNPKRIDKQVHERGIVEEESNQSEAEKLRSILLQV, from the coding sequence ATGGCAAAGACCCTCGGACTGCATATCCTAGCGGACCTTTACGGTGTGGACGCGGATAAGATTGACCGCGTCGAAGATATCAGAGAGCTCCTTGAAGGAGCTGTAAAGTACGCCAACCTCACCAAAATTTCCTCCCATTACTACCAGTTCCAGCCCCACGGTGCCACAGGAGTTGTACTCTTAGCGGAATCCCACATATCAATCCACACGTGGCCCGAACACGGACTCGCAACCGTAGACGTTTACACCTGCGGTGACCCCTCCAAAGCCTACAGGGCAATGGACTACATAATCACCCAGCTCAATCCCAAGAGGATTGACAAACAAGTTCATGAAAGGGGAATAGTTGAAGAGGAAAGTAATCAGAGCGAGGCTGAAAAACTCCGAAGTATACTCCTTCAGGTTTAA
- the nusA gene encoding transcription termination factor NusA: MVKAQLQKLIEQVATEHDLPERVVERALKNAIITAIRKEKKIRDELEVEFTDEGIKVYVVRRKGNKKFKFPLDISPEDLNRLAAYAAKEEFYKELERAEQERGYLEFKELEGEIVYGIVRKVLENGDVIVDLGRIDAILPKREQLPTDNFKTGDKVKALLLEVRKRRGEPVLILSRTHPNFLRKLLEQEVPEIKEGLVEIKAVARIPGERAKVAVEAKEMKMDPVGIVVGLKGMRIQKVSEELGGEKIDVIRWSDDIAELIKRALAPAHPEKIKLFPYEKRAEVAVPEEELSLAIGKKGINVKLASKLTGWHIDVLSTKDFEKLEELRKKEDEGQTS, from the coding sequence ATGGTAAAGGCACAGCTCCAAAAATTGATAGAGCAGGTAGCAACGGAACACGACCTTCCGGAAAGAGTTGTGGAGCGTGCACTAAAAAACGCGATAATCACAGCCATAAGGAAAGAGAAGAAAATCAGGGACGAACTGGAAGTTGAGTTTACCGATGAAGGTATCAAGGTATACGTAGTAAGGAGAAAAGGGAACAAGAAATTTAAGTTTCCTTTAGATATATCCCCTGAGGATCTGAATAGATTGGCAGCTTATGCGGCAAAGGAAGAGTTTTACAAAGAACTTGAAAGGGCGGAACAGGAAAGGGGATACCTTGAGTTTAAGGAACTTGAAGGGGAAATAGTTTACGGGATAGTAAGAAAAGTTCTCGAAAATGGGGACGTTATAGTTGATCTGGGAAGGATAGACGCTATACTCCCGAAACGGGAACAACTCCCCACGGATAACTTTAAAACGGGAGATAAGGTAAAGGCTCTTTTACTTGAGGTGAGAAAGCGCAGAGGGGAGCCGGTTTTAATACTCTCAAGAACGCACCCTAACTTTTTGAGAAAACTACTTGAGCAGGAAGTTCCCGAAATAAAGGAGGGATTAGTTGAGATAAAGGCAGTTGCGAGAATTCCCGGAGAAAGGGCTAAGGTGGCTGTGGAAGCAAAGGAAATGAAGATGGATCCTGTTGGTATAGTCGTTGGTTTAAAGGGAATGAGAATTCAAAAGGTATCCGAAGAGCTGGGTGGTGAAAAGATAGACGTGATAAGGTGGAGCGACGATATAGCGGAATTAATAAAGCGGGCACTTGCTCCCGCACATCCAGAAAAGATAAAACTTTTCCCTTACGAGAAGAGGGCAGAAGTTGCCGTTCCCGAGGAAGAACTTTCCTTGGCTATAGGTAAGAAAGGCATCAACGTAAAGCTGGCTTCTAAGCTAACAGGCTGGCACATAGACGTGCTCTCAACTAAGGACTTTGAGAAGCTTGAAGAATTGAGAAAGAAAGAAGATGAAGGACAAACCTCTTAA
- a CDS encoding RsmD family RNA methyltransferase, with the protein MVKNAIFNILGDISGLTFVDLFAGTGQIGLEAERRVQRSFS; encoded by the coding sequence ATCGTTAAAAACGCCATCTTTAACATACTCGGAGACATAAGCGGTCTTACTTTTGTTGATCTCTTTGCGGGAACGGGACAGATTGGACTGGAGGCGGAAAGGAGGGTGCAAAGGTCATTTTCGTAG